One window of the Leptospira ryugenii genome contains the following:
- the yqeK gene encoding bis(5'-nucleosyl)-tetraphosphatase (symmetrical) YqeK codes for MSEDDWIEFFSKEVPKHITESRWQHCLRVANFAKRLSDLNHNQNQKKAYLAGILHDITKQKKTEFHLDLFGIKNLLDQVKTMPKEAYHAWSAPIYIEIEFGYQDASVFQAIRSHTMGGKNMGLLEKILYASDFLGSEYAGRQELFPFWVEKVEKDLNFGVNLKASQTINNLIESKRPISETTLETYHNSLPKNTE; via the coding sequence ATGAGTGAAGATGATTGGATCGAGTTCTTTAGCAAAGAAGTTCCGAAGCATATAACAGAGAGTCGATGGCAACATTGTTTGCGTGTAGCCAATTTTGCCAAAAGACTTTCCGATCTAAATCACAACCAGAATCAAAAAAAAGCTTATCTTGCGGGCATACTTCATGACATTACAAAACAAAAGAAAACAGAATTTCATTTGGATCTTTTTGGCATAAAAAATCTACTCGATCAAGTCAAAACAATGCCGAAAGAAGCATACCATGCCTGGTCTGCTCCCATTTATATTGAAATCGAATTTGGGTATCAAGATGCGTCTGTTTTCCAAGCAATTCGATCTCATACTATGGGTGGAAAAAACATGGGCCTATTGGAAAAAATCCTCTACGCATCTGATTTTTTAGGTTCAGAGTATGCAGGTAGACAAGAGCTATTTCCCTTTTGGGTAGAGAAGGTTGAAAAAGACCTTAACTTTGGAGTCAACCTCAAAGCATCTCAAACAATAAATAATCTGATTGAAAGCAAACGTCCAATCTCTGAGACTACATTGGAAACCTATCACAACAGCTTACCAAAGAATACAGAATGA
- the rsfS gene encoding ribosome silencing factor, producing the protein MTKLSEETLSHLKRIQKSLTEKKCEKVEILDLRSVNSYLSLFVIATVKTETQGRSVAKDIEKFMKPLKLAERRNHITDLPKDATGWILLDYGEICIHIMTEEMRNYYALERLWGDASPIQL; encoded by the coding sequence ATGACCAAACTTAGTGAAGAAACGCTCTCGCATCTCAAACGTATCCAAAAAAGTCTAACAGAGAAAAAATGTGAAAAGGTTGAGATCCTAGATTTGAGATCGGTTAATTCTTATCTTTCCTTATTCGTGATTGCCACCGTAAAAACGGAAACCCAAGGAAGAAGTGTGGCAAAGGATATCGAGAAATTTATGAAACCGCTAAAACTTGCAGAGCGGAGAAATCACATCACAGACCTACCCAAAGATGCTACAGGTTGGATTCTCTTGGATTATGGTGAGATTTGTATCCATATTATGACCGAGGAAATGAGAAATTACTATGCACTTGAACGACTTTGGGGAGATGCAAGTCCAATCCAATTATAG
- a CDS encoding MarR family winged helix-turn-helix transcriptional regulator: MANSQRFNSIKFIGRLSEFLVEVIETELDKAGYQNLSATHFEIMTYLIRKKSPVNMTTISESIHRKKPTVTILVHKLEAMGLVQKESSKEDKREYMVSLTKSGKEFRKVALRISAKVFSLKLWGVEPKESEILFQILEKIYLHTKKS, encoded by the coding sequence GTGGCGAATTCACAAAGATTTAATTCTATAAAATTTATTGGAAGGCTATCTGAATTCCTTGTAGAGGTGATCGAAACTGAGCTCGATAAGGCGGGATACCAAAACCTTTCCGCTACGCATTTTGAGATTATGACCTACCTTATCCGAAAGAAATCACCTGTCAATATGACCACTATTTCCGAATCGATCCACCGAAAGAAACCCACCGTAACGATACTGGTTCATAAATTAGAAGCTATGGGACTTGTCCAAAAAGAAAGTAGCAAAGAGGATAAACGTGAATATATGGTGAGTCTTACAAAATCGGGGAAGGAATTTCGAAAAGTCGCTCTGCGTATCTCTGCTAAAGTATTCTCTCTGAAACTTTGGGGAGTAGAGCCAAAAGAATCAGAGATATTGTTCCAAATTTTAGAAAAAATTTATCTACATACCAAAAAATCTTAA
- a CDS encoding LytR C-terminal domain-containing protein encodes MTRDPRSKFSLNQILLAAAIGIFCIALLSLFLRNKSGGGTGLRFGGGKKTVVLFHFLSDKDEFLFSVYAEFYSQEKKAALFFINPLTSLEDEKTLEDYGKKAPDELESSLEDIFDASIPNQITFKASSFRKTVDLLGGIEFFFEPKSNRVTERYERKQKIYRLDGEDAFDVISYLKEKKLIHYIHRLEIQESMFLSFLEAIHHQGESFNKTKVGFLHEQIENNLSLKEWESLFDLFKKEKFTFGVSELPAEPILRAKKKDEILKANEETVKVAFAKFSSDIRSAYFVDGERARIEVLNGTQKSGLARYGKSLLNDKGLKVLSVDNAWDSSFTQSVILNRSGNTHYTDIISETFQGRKVFYALRKDLGLDATVILGEDFQNSKE; translated from the coding sequence ATGACTCGAGATCCTAGATCAAAATTTAGTTTGAATCAAATCCTTCTCGCGGCGGCGATTGGGATCTTTTGCATTGCTCTCTTAAGCCTTTTCCTACGCAATAAATCTGGCGGAGGCACGGGGCTTAGGTTTGGAGGGGGGAAAAAGACTGTTGTCCTCTTTCACTTTCTTTCGGACAAAGATGAATTCCTTTTTTCGGTGTATGCGGAATTTTACAGCCAAGAAAAAAAGGCTGCCTTATTTTTTATCAACCCACTCACAAGTTTAGAAGATGAAAAGACCTTGGAGGATTATGGGAAAAAAGCTCCCGATGAGCTTGAGTCATCTCTGGAAGATATATTTGATGCATCGATTCCAAATCAAATTACGTTTAAAGCTTCTTCTTTCAGAAAGACTGTAGACCTATTGGGAGGGATAGAATTTTTCTTCGAACCAAAAAGCAATCGAGTTACAGAACGCTATGAACGTAAACAGAAGATCTACCGACTAGATGGCGAAGATGCATTCGATGTGATTTCTTACCTAAAAGAAAAAAAACTCATTCACTATATACATAGACTGGAAATCCAGGAGAGTATGTTTCTCAGCTTCCTCGAGGCAATCCACCACCAAGGGGAATCATTCAACAAGACAAAGGTAGGCTTTTTACATGAACAAATCGAAAACAATCTTTCCTTGAAAGAATGGGAATCTCTCTTCGATTTATTTAAAAAAGAAAAGTTTACCTTTGGAGTCTCCGAATTACCAGCAGAGCCTATCCTAAGAGCCAAGAAAAAAGATGAAATTTTAAAAGCGAATGAAGAAACTGTAAAAGTTGCCTTTGCAAAATTTTCTTCTGATATTCGATCTGCTTATTTTGTAGATGGCGAAAGAGCGAGAATCGAAGTATTGAATGGAACTCAAAAAAGTGGGCTTGCCCGCTACGGTAAATCTTTGTTAAATGACAAAGGACTCAAAGTATTGTCTGTGGACAATGCTTGGGATTCTTCGTTTACCCAGAGCGTCATTTTGAATCGCTCGGGGAATACACATTATACAGATATCATATCTGAAACATTTCAAGGTAGAAAGGTGTTCTACGCTTTGCGAAAAGATCTAGGCTTAGACGCAACAGTCATTCTAGGGGAAGACTTTCAGAACTCAAAGGAATAA
- a CDS encoding nicotinate-nicotinamide nucleotide adenylyltransferase produces MAKQEYDHLIFFGGSFDPPHLAHLEMVRILKKDYLSKTKILIVPNYQSPFKDQKSLLREDILLLCKWNFASILDENTELSSLEISKKEKSYTVETLEELKSNYSQTKISLCMGEDSILTLPTWFQYDRINQLVSSYLIFRRHTPSPVEIKFPNNSIRNKSKVYDNPLWDISSTMIRNKRKLSLAKIHLEEKVLGRLVEIGWFSEDNE; encoded by the coding sequence ATGGCCAAACAAGAGTATGATCATCTAATATTCTTTGGAGGTAGCTTTGATCCTCCCCATTTAGCACATTTAGAAATGGTAAGGATATTAAAAAAGGATTACCTTTCAAAAACTAAGATACTTATCGTACCTAATTACCAATCTCCATTTAAAGACCAAAAAAGTTTATTACGTGAAGACATTTTGTTACTATGCAAATGGAACTTTGCCTCCATTTTGGATGAGAATACGGAATTGAGTAGTCTTGAAATCTCAAAGAAAGAAAAAAGCTATACAGTGGAGACTCTGGAAGAATTAAAATCTAATTACAGCCAAACGAAGATTTCACTCTGTATGGGTGAAGATAGTATCCTCACACTACCTACTTGGTTCCAATATGATCGTATCAATCAACTTGTGAGTAGCTACCTTATTTTCAGAAGGCATACTCCCTCACCTGTTGAAATTAAATTTCCCAACAATTCCATTCGAAACAAATCAAAAGTATACGACAATCCACTTTGGGATATTTCTTCCACAATGATCCGAAACAAACGGAAGCTCTCCCTGGCAAAGATTCACTTGGAGGAGAAAGTATTGGGAAGACTCGTGGAAATAGGATGGTTTTCAGAAGATAATGAGTGA
- a CDS encoding TolC family protein, with translation MTRFRESEWVVNTNPFPTNEDSKVKPLLKLSIQEAVQKVIESNTIVQNAKLEIAKADSPELKNQSRFTWKALAGIQSAKQEFPENRNNIFGGTKRSQDRISAGIEKQFQTGTYFKAEVSTVRFDTNAFEDPLNPLTSNFTALAAPPMYTGAVSFTLSQELLKYGFGRTEADKEKLLKNQTLLVRENYINLLTQVVVKVLVDYWSLSIIDSQIATYERLLKNTEEIRSLTRRKQSLGLSESFEINQWNQAVFKVESQLEKAKVDRVEAERNLIRILNADTGSSISGVTDLSEDLPKGIDLKKDKVYALEHRIDYLILKRQKEIAGLAFRNAEDEDQPSLKASLTYSSINQNFMSPQENFIARQQMGLNYMNNFPQINAELKMSYPLWDQGVKAGIRDAKTNLQMLDLQISNLEQEIQQDIDNKYESLLASHQVLRDIQKTKKENEAFYSGLLSRFRQGRFTAVNIKNALDALAQTELAVTQARINFNINLIRYELAKNSLFEKYGLNIYEILEEVEKRAAKEMEKL, from the coding sequence ATGACTCGTTTCCGAGAATCGGAATGGGTCGTGAATACAAATCCGTTCCCAACAAATGAGGACTCCAAGGTTAAACCTCTATTAAAACTGAGCATACAAGAAGCAGTCCAGAAGGTCATCGAAAGCAATACGATTGTTCAAAATGCAAAACTCGAAATTGCGAAGGCGGATTCTCCTGAATTGAAAAACCAATCGCGTTTTACCTGGAAAGCGCTTGCGGGAATCCAATCAGCCAAACAGGAATTTCCCGAGAATCGAAACAATATCTTTGGGGGAACGAAGCGTTCTCAAGATAGAATTTCAGCAGGCATTGAAAAACAATTCCAAACTGGCACATACTTCAAAGCTGAAGTGTCGACCGTTCGTTTTGACACAAATGCCTTTGAAGACCCGCTCAACCCTCTTACTTCAAATTTTACGGCTTTGGCTGCTCCACCAATGTATACAGGGGCTGTCTCCTTTACGCTTTCCCAAGAATTATTAAAATATGGATTCGGTAGAACAGAAGCAGACAAAGAAAAGCTTTTGAAAAACCAAACTTTACTCGTAAGAGAGAATTATATCAATTTGTTAACGCAAGTTGTGGTGAAGGTTCTTGTAGACTACTGGTCTTTGAGTATCATTGATTCACAAATTGCAACGTATGAAAGGCTTCTCAAAAATACAGAGGAGATCCGTTCATTGACAAGACGTAAACAAAGTTTAGGCCTATCGGAGAGCTTTGAAATCAACCAGTGGAACCAAGCTGTATTTAAAGTAGAATCTCAATTGGAAAAGGCAAAAGTTGATAGAGTAGAAGCGGAACGAAATTTGATCCGTATTTTGAATGCCGATACCGGTTCTTCAATTTCTGGAGTTACAGATTTGTCTGAAGACTTACCGAAAGGCATCGATCTAAAAAAAGATAAAGTTTATGCACTTGAACATAGAATTGATTACTTGATTTTGAAGCGACAAAAAGAAATTGCAGGTTTGGCATTTCGCAACGCGGAAGATGAAGACCAACCTTCTTTAAAGGCTAGTCTGACCTACAGTTCTATTAACCAGAATTTCATGTCTCCCCAAGAGAACTTTATCGCCAGACAACAGATGGGATTAAATTATATGAATAATTTCCCACAAATAAATGCTGAACTCAAGATGAGTTACCCTCTATGGGATCAGGGTGTAAAAGCAGGGATACGTGACGCCAAAACAAACTTACAGATGTTAGATTTACAAATCAGTAATCTAGAACAAGAGATTCAACAAGATATTGATAATAAATACGAATCATTACTCGCAAGCCATCAAGTTCTACGAGATATCCAAAAAACGAAAAAAGAAAATGAAGCATTTTATTCAGGTCTACTTTCTCGTTTTAGACAAGGAAGATTCACTGCAGTAAACATAAAAAACGCTTTGGATGCGCTTGCTCAAACCGAACTAGCTGTTACTCAAGCTAGGATCAATTTTAATATCAATTTAATTCGCTATGAATTGGCTAAAAATTCACTCTTTGAAAAATACGGACTGAATATTTATGAGATCCTCGAAGAAGTAGAAAAAAGAGCCGCCAAAGAAATGGAAAAACTATGA
- a CDS encoding glutamate-5-semialdehyde dehydrogenase produces the protein MNTDYEKEALTHAKQAKESVKFIRSLSTQKKNAVLKRFSQLLESHAQSIIVENKKDMENGKSKGLSQALLDRLLLDEKRILSMKKSVEDIVSLPDPIGEVVRGVQLPNGLELITKRVPIGVIMTIFESRPNVIVDIASLSFKSGNACILRGGSEAFHSNLILSGLFHEALIAEGLSSDCVVFVKSTDREAMLPYFQLDQLIDIIVPRGGEALIQFVSKNSKVPVVKHDKGVTNLFIDASAKEGIVLPILLNSKMQRPGVCNALENLFIHRDYPDISSLLEALAANDVKLLLDEKSLPFYPKANKASEEDFYLEFLDNRLSVKIVENLEEAIQNIERYSSGHTECILSESQSNILEFQSRLDSASIFVNCSTRFHDGGEYGLGAEVGISTGKLHVRGPMGLIHLTTTTTFVTGNGQTRV, from the coding sequence ATGAATACAGATTATGAAAAAGAAGCACTAACACATGCCAAACAAGCAAAAGAAAGTGTAAAGTTCATTCGGAGTCTTTCTACCCAAAAGAAAAATGCGGTTCTCAAAAGGTTTTCTCAACTACTGGAAAGCCATGCGCAAAGCATCATAGTTGAAAATAAAAAAGATATGGAAAACGGTAAATCGAAGGGACTTAGCCAAGCACTCCTCGATCGTTTGCTCCTCGATGAAAAGAGAATCCTCTCTATGAAAAAGAGTGTCGAAGATATTGTTTCTTTACCCGACCCAATCGGAGAGGTCGTCCGTGGAGTACAATTGCCAAACGGTTTAGAACTCATAACCAAGCGGGTACCCATTGGTGTCATAATGACCATCTTTGAATCAAGACCGAATGTAATTGTGGATATCGCTTCCCTTTCCTTTAAATCGGGAAATGCATGCATTCTAAGAGGAGGTTCAGAGGCATTTCACTCAAATCTAATCCTCAGTGGCTTATTCCATGAAGCCTTGATAGCCGAAGGACTTAGCTCCGATTGTGTCGTCTTTGTAAAAAGTACCGACAGGGAGGCGATGTTGCCTTACTTTCAATTGGACCAATTGATCGATATCATAGTGCCAAGAGGTGGGGAAGCTCTTATCCAATTTGTTAGCAAAAATAGCAAAGTTCCAGTAGTGAAGCATGACAAGGGTGTCACAAACCTATTCATCGATGCGAGCGCAAAAGAAGGGATTGTTTTACCCATCCTTTTGAACTCTAAAATGCAGAGACCCGGTGTCTGCAATGCGCTTGAGAATTTATTTATTCATAGAGACTATCCAGACATTTCCTCACTTTTGGAAGCATTAGCTGCAAATGATGTTAAACTTTTGTTAGATGAAAAATCTCTTCCCTTCTATCCAAAAGCAAATAAAGCAAGCGAGGAAGACTTCTACCTTGAATTTCTAGATAATCGATTGAGCGTAAAAATTGTCGAGAATCTGGAGGAAGCGATTCAAAACATAGAGCGCTATAGCTCTGGTCACACGGAATGCATTCTGTCCGAGAGCCAAAGCAATATTTTAGAATTCCAAAGTCGTTTAGATAGTGCTTCCATTTTTGTGAACTGCTCCACCCGTTTTCATGATGGTGGTGAGTATGGATTGGGAGCTGAAGTAGGAATTTCTACTGGCAAATTGCATGTAAGAGGTCCCATGGGACTCATCCATTTAACTACAACAACTACATTTGTTACTGGGAATGGCCAAACAAGAGTATGA
- the rplU gene encoding 50S ribosomal protein L21 — MFAIIELGAKQFKVSADQIFVADKTANAVGNSFDAKVLLLSSENKVNVGSPVLSGAKVTLKVIEDCKGDKIHGFKYKKRKNYKKAWGHRQQLQKFQVVSISA, encoded by the coding sequence ATGTTCGCCATTATTGAGCTTGGAGCCAAACAATTTAAGGTCTCTGCTGACCAGATTTTCGTAGCAGATAAAACTGCCAATGCAGTGGGCAATAGCTTCGATGCCAAAGTTCTTTTATTATCCAGTGAAAATAAGGTGAACGTTGGCTCCCCCGTACTTTCTGGGGCAAAGGTCACTCTTAAGGTCATAGAAGACTGCAAAGGTGACAAGATCCACGGTTTTAAATACAAGAAGAGAAAAAATTATAAGAAGGCATGGGGACATAGACAACAACTCCAAAAGTTTCAGGTTGTTTCCATCAGCGCTTAG
- the proB gene encoding glutamate 5-kinase has product MSTERIDLLKSLKDTKTIVIKIGSARVSTSPEKTNDFLYGLVGEIRALRDQGKKVILVSSGAIAQGKRLYSKIKLSEPNSQIALAEKQAFAAMGQNRLMNLYESFFSRVNIPIAQILFGRRDLGEAQNFVNLKNTFQQLLDWGVLPIVNENDSISTEEINLGDNDVLSSIVTATVGAEMLIILTSVDGYLKDGKPVPFLQEIGEAEEKYALGPSGPGTGGMMTKLKAAKYILPFGMKTVILNGERKNIISQFFQDPNIGTLIANPKINFFAPTEKEVQKRFFQ; this is encoded by the coding sequence ATGAGCACAGAAAGAATAGACCTACTCAAATCCTTGAAAGATACAAAAACAATTGTGATCAAAATAGGATCGGCACGTGTTTCGACAAGCCCTGAAAAAACAAATGATTTTCTATATGGTTTGGTGGGAGAAATCCGTGCCTTGCGGGACCAGGGCAAAAAAGTGATTTTGGTTTCTTCTGGTGCCATTGCGCAAGGAAAACGTCTCTACTCAAAGATCAAACTCTCTGAGCCAAATTCGCAAATCGCTTTGGCCGAAAAACAAGCATTCGCGGCAATGGGCCAAAATCGGCTCATGAATTTATATGAAAGTTTTTTTAGTCGAGTCAATATCCCGATTGCACAGATACTATTTGGCCGAAGGGATCTGGGAGAAGCGCAAAACTTTGTAAATTTAAAAAACACCTTCCAACAACTATTGGATTGGGGTGTGCTCCCTATCGTAAATGAAAATGATTCTATTTCAACCGAAGAAATTAATCTGGGTGACAATGATGTACTTTCATCGATTGTAACCGCCACTGTGGGAGCCGAAATGCTCATCATCCTAACGAGTGTAGATGGATATCTAAAGGATGGGAAGCCTGTTCCTTTTTTGCAAGAGATTGGCGAGGCTGAGGAGAAGTATGCATTAGGTCCATCCGGTCCAGGAACTGGTGGCATGATGACCAAATTAAAGGCAGCAAAGTACATCCTTCCTTTCGGAATGAAAACTGTGATTTTAAATGGGGAAAGAAAAAACATCATCTCCCAGTTTTTTCAAGATCCAAACATTGGCACCTTGATTGCCAATCCAAAGATAAATTTCTTTGCACCAACAGAAAAAGAAGTTCAAAAAAGATTTTTTCAGTGA
- the rpmA gene encoding 50S ribosomal protein L27 yields MATKKGGGSTKNGRDSVSKRLGVKVFGGQVAVAGNIIVRQRGTQFKPGKNVGIGRDHTLFALTDGVVAFEYVTKERQQVSVYPKL; encoded by the coding sequence ATGGCTACAAAAAAAGGTGGTGGATCCACAAAGAACGGAAGAGATTCGGTATCCAAGAGATTGGGAGTCAAGGTGTTTGGTGGTCAAGTCGCGGTTGCTGGCAATATCATTGTAAGGCAACGTGGCACACAATTCAAACCTGGTAAAAATGTTGGAATTGGTCGTGACCATACCCTCTTCGCTCTTACTGATGGTGTCGTAGCTTTTGAATACGTAACCAAAGAGCGCCAACAAGTTTCGGTTTACCCAAAACTTTAA
- a CDS encoding M20 metallopeptidase family protein: MKPSLPNSGLSDMVQYRRTIHKTPELKYEEEKTAAFVTKHLSSLNFGFEDKIAETGVVCLVDSGNPGPTVMVRADMDALPIFEETKHEYKSQIDGKMHACGHDGHTSILMKLASDLKTHLQAIVPKGRVLLCFQPAEEGGSGANRMIEAGILEKYHVDACFALHLWNHIDIGKVGVVDGTMMASVDEFVIRVQGRSGHGALPQHTVDPILVGSHLVTALQSIVSRNVDPLEPCVVTVGSFHAGNAFNVIPESAELKGTVRTYSKEVYNLFPERLESLVRSVAKGFGADIDFKYTRIDKPTINDPEMANIVRQAARNVLGSDCLTEENTRTMGGEDFSAFLMARPGCYFFIGSRNEKKGLIHPHHSSFFDFDEDAMPVGLAVMKEVIRLYLSKD, from the coding sequence ATGAAGCCATCTCTTCCAAACTCAGGTTTATCTGATATGGTCCAATACAGAAGAACCATTCACAAAACGCCAGAGTTAAAGTATGAAGAAGAGAAAACAGCTGCATTCGTTACCAAACACCTTTCTAGTTTAAACTTTGGTTTTGAAGACAAAATTGCAGAAACGGGAGTGGTGTGCCTGGTAGACTCAGGTAATCCTGGTCCCACAGTGATGGTTCGCGCGGATATGGATGCCCTACCCATTTTCGAAGAAACCAAACATGAGTATAAAAGCCAAATTGATGGAAAGATGCATGCCTGCGGCCACGACGGCCATACTAGCATCTTGATGAAACTTGCTTCTGATTTAAAAACACATCTCCAGGCGATCGTACCAAAAGGAAGAGTTCTTCTCTGCTTTCAACCAGCCGAGGAAGGTGGTTCTGGTGCCAACCGTATGATAGAAGCAGGTATCCTTGAGAAATACCACGTAGACGCATGTTTTGCTCTTCACCTTTGGAACCACATTGACATAGGAAAAGTGGGTGTTGTGGACGGAACCATGATGGCATCGGTTGATGAATTTGTGATACGAGTACAGGGCAGAAGTGGGCACGGTGCCCTTCCGCAACACACTGTCGATCCGATTTTAGTCGGGTCTCATTTGGTAACTGCCTTGCAAAGTATAGTATCTCGGAATGTAGATCCATTAGAACCTTGTGTTGTAACCGTGGGCAGTTTCCATGCTGGCAATGCTTTCAATGTGATCCCAGAATCTGCCGAGCTGAAGGGTACAGTTCGTACCTATTCAAAAGAAGTTTACAATCTGTTTCCTGAGAGATTAGAATCTTTAGTTCGTTCTGTTGCCAAAGGATTCGGAGCGGACATTGATTTTAAGTACACTAGAATCGATAAACCCACGATCAATGATCCTGAAATGGCAAACATTGTAAGACAGGCTGCGAGGAATGTGCTCGGATCTGATTGTCTTACTGAAGAAAATACCCGAACGATGGGCGGTGAAGATTTTTCTGCCTTTCTAATGGCGCGGCCTGGGTGCTATTTTTTTATCGGTTCCCGTAATGAAAAAAAAGGTCTGATCCATCCACACCACAGTTCTTTTTTCGACTTTGATGAGGATGCCATGCCAGTAGGCCTGGCCGTCATGAAAGAAGTCATCCGCCTCTATCTTTCCAAAGATTAA
- a CDS encoding enoyl-CoA hydratase/isomerase family protein has translation MIHYKNEAGIQTITLDTNESNSFNLESFQRFEETILKAKSEKGKALVIRSSREKVFSTGLDLATISGSADDAVLRKFLGYFYSILKEIYSYPLPVISEVSGHAMGYGAMIALASDFRMGLDGMRIGLPEVKIGIPVPSFVAMLASDVIGYKNASDHILTGNALKTSEAFTLGMFTEVHPDATSLKSATDKFVNRLVKNSISAMSQTKSALRKLRKNYEDLINDDIPTTLASLQSPDAKEGVSASVQGRRPEFKF, from the coding sequence ATGATACACTATAAAAATGAAGCTGGAATCCAGACCATCACTCTGGACACAAATGAATCGAATAGTTTTAATCTCGAATCCTTCCAACGATTTGAAGAAACTATATTGAAAGCTAAGTCCGAAAAAGGAAAGGCTCTTGTGATTCGTAGCAGCAGAGAAAAAGTTTTCTCGACTGGCTTGGATCTGGCAACCATTAGCGGTTCAGCGGATGATGCGGTACTAAGGAAATTTTTAGGTTACTTTTACTCTATCTTGAAAGAGATTTATAGCTACCCTCTTCCAGTGATTTCAGAGGTTTCGGGACATGCAATGGGTTACGGAGCGATGATTGCACTTGCGAGTGATTTTCGAATGGGTTTAGATGGAATGAGAATCGGACTTCCAGAAGTCAAGATAGGAATCCCTGTTCCTAGTTTTGTGGCAATGCTTGCATCCGATGTCATAGGATACAAAAATGCATCGGACCACATCTTAACAGGGAATGCTCTAAAAACATCAGAGGCATTCACCTTAGGTATGTTTACCGAAGTCCACCCTGATGCAACTAGCTTAAAATCAGCTACGGATAAATTTGTGAATCGATTGGTTAAAAATTCTATCTCAGCCATGTCCCAAACGAAATCTGCATTAAGAAAACTTCGTAAGAATTACGAAGATCTCATCAATGACGATATACCTACTACTTTGGCCAGCTTACAATCTCCCGATGCGAAAGAGGGCGTATCAGCAAGTGTTCAAGGTAGAAGACCAGAATTTAAATTTTAA
- a CDS encoding ribosomal-processing cysteine protease Prp: MVIIEIQIKEGLIEGFRIEGHAPIEFGSPGENLLCAAVSMLGQTLHSYLAKEGVLSHERKENGFLELSLQAEKRTAYKQAMELVRFGLRSLETQYPNILKIKERQ; encoded by the coding sequence TTGGTCATCATAGAGATTCAAATTAAGGAAGGATTGATAGAAGGGTTTCGGATAGAGGGTCATGCACCGATCGAGTTTGGTTCTCCAGGAGAGAATTTGCTTTGTGCCGCAGTTTCGATGCTAGGCCAAACACTTCACTCTTATCTGGCAAAGGAAGGGGTGCTCTCCCACGAAAGAAAGGAAAATGGTTTTTTGGAGCTGAGCTTGCAAGCTGAAAAGCGCACTGCCTACAAACAAGCAATGGAGCTTGTTCGATTTGGCCTTCGCTCCTTAGAAACCCAATACCCTAACATCCTAAAAATAAAAGAAAGGCAATAA